A genomic window from Silene latifolia isolate original U9 population chromosome Y, ASM4854445v1, whole genome shotgun sequence includes:
- the LOC141630262 gene encoding uncharacterized protein LOC141630262: MRVSSWNIRGFNDPIKQQEVRGYLRDNKVEVLGLLETRVKIYNFAAICSLFPSYLVINNYSHHYNGRIWVFLDIRRVTLVSSYVHDQLIHLELQHNASNKTFHISFVYGSNDAEHRERLWVELTGFASKVTNWILMGDWNIVRSMEERIGPNPPSVRDMLAFNQCILNCQLDDLHSLSCEYTWTNKQDAATRVWSRLDRVLSNPLWLIHFPTTQVHVLPAGVSDHFPLLVTVADINTPRKRFSYLNCWEAHEEYGTRGNPLDQALIVKERELLQAYLVLKQAEHSSLLQRAKFQSIKFNDAPTSYYFSRIASRKHQGIIGKLKDMQGMYRDGISAVNQAFVEYYQWLLGKHSPVDTSLMDSLDGPRFPVSGSEEICKDIDDKEIKNALFSIAPNKSPG, translated from the exons ATGAGAGTTTCTTCATGGAATATTAGAGGGTTTAATGACCCAATAAAGCAGCAGGAAGTTAGGGGTTATCTTAGGGATAATAAAGTTGAGGTTCTGGGTTTGCTAGAAACTAGGGTCAAAATATATAATTTTGCTGCTATTTGTAGCCTTTTCCCTTCTTATTTGGTTATCAATAATTACTCCCACCATTACAATGGTAGGATTTGGGTGTTTTTGGATATTAGGAGAGTCACTTTGGTTTCTTCTTATGTCCATGATCAACTCATTCATTTAGAGCTTCAGCATAATGCTTCAAATAAGACTTTTCATATTTCTTTTGTCTATGGTAGTAATGATGCTGAGCATAGAGAAAGATTATGGGTGGAATTGACAGGTTTTGCTTCAAAGGTTACCAACTGGATTCTTATGGGTGACTGGAACATTGTGAGAAGTATGGAGGAGAGGATTGGTCCTAATCCACCCTCTGTTAGAGATATGCTGGCTTTTAATCAATGCATTCTGAATTGCCAGCTAGATGATCTTCATAGTCTGAGTTGTGAATATACCTGGACTAACAAACAGGATGCTGCCACTAGGGTTTGGTCAAGACTGGATAGAGTGCTCTCTAACCCCTTATGGTTGATACATTTCCCCACTACTCAGGTTCATGTATTGCCTGCAGGGGTCTCTGATCATTTTCCTCTCTTGGTTACTGTTGCTGATATAAATACCCCAAGAAAAAGATTCAGCTATTTAAATTGTTGGGAAGCTCATGAGGAGTATGGAACCAGG GGCAATCCTTTAGACCAGGCCTTAATTGTTAAGGAAAGGGAACTGTTGCAGGCTTATTTGGTGCTCAAGCAAGCTGAACATAGCTCTCTACTTCAAAGAGCTAAGTTTCAGAGTATCAAGTTTAATGATGCCCCTACTAGTTATTACTTCTCTAGAATTGCTTCTAGGAAACATCAGGGTATTATTGGGAAGTTGAAAGACATGCAAGGAATGTACAGGGATGGGATCTCTGCTGTAAACCAAGCATTTGTTGAATACTATCAGTGGCTTTTAGGGAAGCATAGTCCTGTGGATACCTCTCTTATGGACTCACTGGATGGTCCTAGGTTTCCTGTTTCTGGTAGTGAGGAGATTTGCAAGGATATTGATGACAAAGAAATTAAGAATGCTCTATTCTCAATAGCTCCTAACAAGAGTCCTGGGTAA